The stretch of DNA TTCACTGGAGTCAGCACACCTCAAAAAACCTTTCGCTACCCAAGTGCCATCATCGCTGCTGCGAAGAAAACGTAAAGAAATTGGGTGAACCTGAAATGCATCTTTCCTACTCAGGCTGATGGGAACTGTCAGAAATCCTGACCTATACTCCGTCACGATGGAAAGATTTCCGATGTATGGGAAATCGGTCGCAGATTCAGGCCAGCCAAGTTGGCAATGAAGCGAACTAGCTTTCCAGTCCATTCTCGACTTCAAGACAAAGCCGGACGGAAACCCTTCGAGTTCGACATACGGATCAGAAAGCGATTCGACCGTGGCACTTGCCTGCTTGGCACCCAATACGATGGGGACCACAAAGGACACAGAATTGCTTCCAACCTCTTTAACAAGGTCGATGAACCGCGTTCCAAAGCCTAGATAGTCCTGCAACTCGATGTCGTACGAAATCACCCCTTCGAGAATATCGCCCGAAAGGATATTGAAACTTCCGCCTGGATGCTTAGTTTGCGGCTCGTTGGACAACTCTTGTTCGATAGTGAACTCTACCTTTTCACCCGGCTCTACCACTGCCCTTGTGGGTGAGACTTGCGTACAAGAACACGACTTGTCGATACGATCGAATCGAATGGTCTCTGATGTCCCATTCCTCAGCGATGCAACAAACCGAATCTTGCGATCTTCGCTATCGGACGAGACGCTAAGCTTTGCCATCACAGGCATGAGTGGGCTATTTCTAACCAAGGCACCACTGATAACGGGTGGCACGTTTTCTTCAGCCCAAAGCAGCCCGGGCAAGAACAACACC from Rubripirellula amarantea encodes:
- a CDS encoding DUF1573 domain-containing protein is translated as MRFYLLRRPLLFFLPVLFLPGLLWAEENVPPVISGALVRNSPLMPVMAKLSVSSDSEDRKIRFVASLRNGTSETIRFDRIDKSCSCTQVSPTRAVVEPGEKVEFTIEQELSNEPQTKHPGGSFNILSGDILEGVISYDIELQDYLGFGTRFIDLVKEVGSNSVSFVVPIVLGAKQASATVESLSDPYVELEGFPSGFVLKSRMDWKASSLHCQLGWPESATDFPYIGNLSIVTEYRSGFLTVPISLSRKDAFQVHPISLRFLRSSDDGTWVAKGFLRCADSSENPIVVVVDGPASLVLATEPLGAGIKKLNFVLHDREAIADADSDGQRKPISVRVRGSQVAQTFELRYSTPLDARSR